From a region of the Loxodonta africana isolate mLoxAfr1 unplaced genomic scaffold, mLoxAfr1.hap2 scaffold_29, whole genome shotgun sequence genome:
- the LOC135229368 gene encoding olfactory receptor 4C3D-like — translation MNVTDLILIGLTQNPQMQRILVVVLFIIYIVTVTGNLLIVVTIIYSQTFKTPMYFFLAFLSLIDACYSSSTLPKMLADLLSETKTISFSGCMTQIFTEHFLGGSEVALLVVMAYDRYVAICSPLHYVTIMNHHVCCLLVGVSWTVGFLHSIEQILVTFWLPFCGPNIMDHFTCDVLPLIQLACTDTFLVGLLIAANGGVICVITFVMLSISYVAILYSLRTQSSAGRKKALSTCGSHITVVVLFFLPCIYIYMRPVATFSMDKAITVFYTLVTPMLNPIIYTVRNAEVKNAIKMLLKRNVISDNK, via the coding sequence ATGAATGTGACTGATTTAATTCTAATAGGACTTACACAGAATCCTCAGATGCAGagaattctagttgttgttttgtttatcaTCTACATTGTCACTGTTACAGGAAACCTGCTCATTGTGGTCACCATAATCTACAGTCAGACATTTAAAACCCCAATGTATTTTTTCCTGGCCTTCTTATCTTTGATAGATGCCTGCTACTCCTCTTCCACACTTCCTAAAATGCTAGCTGACTTGCTCTCTGAGACAAAAACCATCTCCTTCAGTGGCTGCATGACACAGATCTTTACTGAACATTTCTTAGGTGGTTCTGAGGTTGCCCTCCTTGtggtcatggcctatgaccgttacGTGGCCATCTGTAGTCCTCTGCACTATGTGACCATCATGAACCACCATGTATGCTGCCTTTTGGTGGGGGTGTCTTGGACAGTGGGTTTTCTCCACTCCATTGAACAGATTCTTGTCACTTTCTGGCTCCCATTCTGTGGCCCCAACATTATGGATCACTTCACGTGTGACGTCCTTCCCCTGATACAACTTGCCTGCACAGACACATTCCTTGTTGGTCTCTTGATTGCTGCCAATGGTGGGGTAATCTGTGTAATAACCTTTGTAATGTTGTCGATATCCTATGTTGCTATCCTATATTCCTTGAGGACTCAGAGCTCTGCAGGGAGGAAAAAGGCCCTCTCTACCTGTGGTTCCCACATCACTGTTGTTGTCTTGTTCTTTCTGccctgtatttatatatatatgcgaCCAGTAGCCACCTTCTCCATGGATAAAGCCAtaactgtattctatactcttgtCACTCCCATGTTAAATCCCATTATCTACACAGTAAGGAATGCAGAAGTAAAAAATGCCATCAAAATGTTACTGAAAAGAAATGTAATTTCAGATAATAAATGA